One Methanomassiliicoccales archaeon genomic region harbors:
- a CDS encoding aldehyde ferredoxin oxidoreductase family protein has translation MKEHCWHLLDIDLSDLSFTRTEIADDLKANYLGGEGLAVKLFTDAADPKIDPFSPRNPVVIAPGLLTGLPIPTASKTAFVSKSPLTGTIAESIMGGGIGIQMKMTGAYVIRITGKAKEPVILLIDNGSVIFESGSKYWGLSTREAEMAIKHDHGDYVVATIGPAGETLVRYACIDCEGRQAGRAGIGAVLGSKNLKAIGVRGNGDLPVYDAERLISLALKWQEIMEKSNAFIEDTKYGSGEFLEWVNSERGVFPTKNWKESVFDERKEIDPYYWAPKYSLKNKACFACTKACGKLFVIREGRYAGTLLDGIEYETLYALGGQCGNPDIEALAKANELCDLFGIDTISTGVVIGFVMELVERGLLSVKDIGIDCRFGNSEAVPKMVELIGKREGLGALFGEGVARIAKTIGGDSEDYALHVKGMEPPAYDVRGLKGMGLGFMTSSRGACHLRSGFYALDLTGKFWRFEGVDRLSTKDKGIMVKAMEDFMMIYDCLGICKFSRGFFKIEGFIDLISVAIGKSYTEEELLLIGERINNVKQIFNLRAGIGRESYRLPKRITCEPISSGASKGAVLTEKEAEEMLSEYFIARGWDLKGIPTKEKLAQLGLNHLINWNKTEIDRRSLES, from the coding sequence TTGAAAGAGCACTGCTGGCATTTGCTAGACATTGATCTTTCTGATTTGAGTTTCACGAGAACGGAAATTGCTGATGATCTGAAAGCAAATTACCTCGGTGGTGAGGGGCTCGCCGTGAAATTATTCACAGATGCGGCAGATCCAAAGATCGACCCCTTCAGCCCTCGAAATCCCGTAGTGATTGCACCAGGTCTATTGACTGGATTGCCCATTCCTACTGCTAGTAAAACCGCATTTGTTTCAAAATCTCCACTTACTGGGACGATTGCAGAATCGATCATGGGCGGTGGCATCGGCATTCAAATGAAAATGACGGGTGCGTATGTAATCAGAATTACGGGGAAAGCTAAGGAACCAGTCATACTACTCATTGATAACGGCAGCGTCATTTTTGAGAGTGGATCGAAATATTGGGGACTTTCAACGAGGGAAGCCGAGATGGCTATAAAGCACGATCATGGGGATTACGTGGTGGCAACGATTGGCCCAGCTGGCGAGACTCTTGTTAGGTATGCGTGTATTGACTGTGAGGGTAGGCAAGCAGGGAGGGCAGGGATAGGTGCCGTACTCGGATCCAAGAATTTGAAAGCAATCGGGGTCAGAGGAAACGGCGATCTTCCAGTTTATGATGCCGAGCGCCTGATTTCTCTAGCGTTAAAATGGCAAGAAATCATGGAAAAGAGCAACGCATTTATCGAGGATACAAAGTATGGCAGTGGAGAGTTTCTGGAATGGGTGAATTCAGAGCGCGGTGTATTCCCAACAAAGAATTGGAAGGAGTCTGTTTTTGACGAAAGAAAGGAGATCGATCCATATTATTGGGCCCCTAAATATAGTCTCAAGAACAAGGCATGTTTTGCATGCACGAAGGCATGTGGAAAGCTATTTGTCATACGTGAGGGACGCTACGCTGGAACGCTATTAGATGGTATTGAATATGAGACTCTTTATGCCCTCGGTGGGCAATGTGGCAACCCCGATATCGAGGCACTTGCAAAAGCAAATGAGCTCTGTGATCTGTTCGGTATTGATACAATTTCAACCGGGGTTGTTATAGGGTTTGTGATGGAGCTCGTTGAAAGAGGTCTTCTTAGTGTGAAAGATATAGGAATTGATTGCAGATTTGGAAATTCCGAGGCAGTTCCGAAGATGGTCGAGTTGATCGGCAAACGTGAGGGATTGGGGGCGCTCTTCGGGGAAGGTGTCGCTCGAATAGCCAAGACAATTGGAGGTGATAGTGAAGACTACGCATTGCATGTCAAAGGTATGGAACCCCCCGCGTACGATGTAAGAGGGTTAAAGGGAATGGGTCTTGGTTTCATGACATCATCAAGGGGTGCATGTCACCTTAGATCAGGATTTTACGCTCTCGATCTTACTGGAAAATTTTGGCGTTTTGAAGGTGTAGATCGTTTGTCCACAAAGGATAAGGGTATAATGGTCAAAGCCATGGAAGATTTTATGATGATCTATGATTGCCTTGGAATTTGTAAATTCTCGAGGGGGTTTTTCAAAATTGAGGGCTTCATTGATCTCATAAGTGTGGCAATCGGAAAATCATACACTGAAGAAGAGCTTCTGCTCATCGGTGAACGGATTAACAATGTCAAGCAAATCTTCAATCTACGGGCTGGGATCGGAAGGGAAAGCTATCGCCTGCCAAAGAGAATTACATGCGAACCAATTTCTTCAGGTGCATCCAAGGGAGCGGTGCTGACGGAAAAAGAGGCAGAGGAGATGCTCTCAGAATACTTTATTGCTCGTGGTTGGGATCTGAAAGGAATTCCAACGAAGGAGAAACTAGCACAACTTGGACTTAATCATCTGATTAATTGGAACAAAACTGAGATTGATCGTCGTTCATTGGAATCATAG
- a CDS encoding 4Fe-4S dicluster domain-containing protein, with amino-acid sequence MPMCLVPYPENCTGCRFCEIICSLSHERVVSLEKARLRVVRKDIATDIPFVCAQCQNEENKCCAEVCPEDAIFFDGKALVVDEVRCTGCGLCERACAYGVIRVSGVARKCDLCGGDPLCVKFCPFGAIKYEEIKKENFRKILAMMEVSF; translated from the coding sequence ATGCCGATGTGTCTTGTTCCTTATCCCGAGAACTGCACAGGTTGCAGGTTTTGTGAGATCATTTGCTCGCTTTCGCATGAAAGAGTAGTGAGCCTGGAAAAAGCTAGGTTGAGAGTTGTGCGGAAAGACATCGCAACAGACATCCCTTTTGTGTGTGCTCAGTGTCAAAATGAGGAGAACAAGTGCTGCGCGGAAGTCTGCCCTGAAGATGCGATTTTCTTTGATGGAAAAGCACTCGTTGTCGATGAAGTAAGGTGCACTGGCTGTGGATTGTGCGAAAGGGCGTGTGCATATGGAGTTATAAGGGTTAGTGGTGTGGCGAGGAAATGTGACCTGTGCGGCGGCGATCCGCTTTGCGTGAAGTTTTGCCCCTTCGGCGCCATTAAGTATGAGGAGATAAAGAAAGAGAATTTTCGAAAGATCCTTGCAATGATGGAGGTCTCATTTTGA
- a CDS encoding TRC40/GET3/ArsA family transport-energizing ATPase translates to MRVIIYTGKGGVGKTSVAAATALKSARHGYKTIVMSTDSAHSLSDSFNMQLSGKISKIESNLDAIEVDVLYELEHRWKEIQKYLSDFLEAVGVEGVAAQEMAIWPGMDLMSALFYLWDFQRTDAYDVVVIDTAPTADTLRLLSFPEISNWYFDKLYKVFRNLLKLARATVGKVMKTPLPSEAVLKDIDELRARMYSIRGILTNPDITTVRLVVNPEKMVINETKRAFTYLCLYDLTVECLVVNKILPDCSDDYFKEKLEEQRCYMELIEEAFSPLKILKATQMRTELVGMESLNALGKMLFDDSDPTIIYSKEKPMEIFEDNGVETLSLKLPFSTKEQVELYKSEDSLIVQVGAYRRSITLPYSLIKKEAERAEFRNGRLLIRFRRSEENA, encoded by the coding sequence GTGAGGGTAATAATATATACAGGCAAAGGCGGCGTCGGTAAAACGTCTGTTGCTGCCGCAACAGCGCTGAAGTCCGCGAGGCATGGATATAAGACGATCGTGATGAGCACGGATTCCGCTCATTCCCTTTCTGATTCATTTAATATGCAGCTTTCTGGTAAGATCAGTAAAATCGAAAGCAATCTTGATGCAATTGAAGTGGATGTTCTTTATGAGCTTGAGCACCGTTGGAAGGAGATTCAGAAATATCTCTCTGATTTTTTGGAGGCTGTAGGCGTCGAAGGCGTTGCAGCCCAGGAAATGGCAATATGGCCCGGAATGGATTTGATGTCAGCTCTTTTCTATCTGTGGGATTTCCAAAGGACGGACGCTTATGATGTTGTTGTTATTGATACCGCGCCGACAGCAGATACCCTGAGACTATTGAGTTTTCCCGAGATATCCAATTGGTACTTTGATAAGTTGTACAAGGTCTTTAGAAATCTTTTGAAGCTTGCAAGGGCCACCGTCGGCAAAGTGATGAAAACTCCACTGCCGTCTGAGGCGGTACTAAAAGACATCGATGAACTCAGGGCTAGAATGTACTCTATACGAGGAATTTTGACAAATCCCGACATCACCACAGTAAGGTTAGTTGTTAACCCAGAGAAAATGGTTATTAATGAAACGAAGCGGGCCTTCACCTATCTCTGTCTTTACGATTTGACAGTTGAGTGTCTAGTTGTAAATAAGATACTGCCAGATTGTAGCGATGATTACTTCAAAGAGAAACTGGAGGAACAGCGCTGCTACATGGAATTGATCGAGGAAGCTTTCAGTCCGCTGAAAATACTTAAAGCTACTCAAATGCGAACTGAACTCGTTGGCATGGAATCGCTTAATGCGCTTGGTAAAATGCTCTTTGATGACTCTGATCCTACCATAATATATTCAAAAGAAAAGCCGATGGAGATCTTTGAGGACAATGGCGTCGAAACGCTTTCGCTAAAATTGCCCTTTTCGACAAAAGAACAAGTAGAATTATATAAATCTGAAGACTCATTAATTGTGCAGGTTGGTGCATATCGCCGCTCGATAACTCTACCTTATTCGCTTATCAAGAAGGAGGCTGAAAGGGCAGAGTTCAGAAACGGTCGACTGCTCATCAGGTTTAGGAGGAGTGAAGAAAATGCCTGA